A genomic segment from Drosophila miranda strain MSH22 chromosome 3, D.miranda_PacBio2.1, whole genome shotgun sequence encodes:
- the LOC108160830 gene encoding uncharacterized protein LOC108160830 isoform X2 codes for MSSLQRDWNLQGSRGSIYCASEPDPAGGVQYESGGFILNTKPAAGSGVALGSGGGDGGVGIECGSLFSIVSAPPAPLPTVTTVVVPLAELDVKQMESLCMPSMSMSPSPARRPATLTLDAPCCPRTLHASLLEHQISELEEDDNENLLTVSSITARPLIAKSHELRSSRKTQQYGNGTGNGNGSQTAKSKCIRKAKERDRIVQRRSKPLAKDRDSSTTTTDSGGGNLEPPDGGYGWFIVFGAFSVQFWVAGLVKSYGVLYVEIMETFPSSTATVASWIPAILSALCLVLAPLSSALCQRFSCRAVVFVGGIFCAMGMMLSYFATSLVHLLFTFGILTGIGGGLSTTPGIVIVSQYFDTHRALANGICVSGTAAGSFILPVLIKHLVEKCGFHATLLILGGCMLHVCVSAMLYRPISAYTDLGQAQAPEATEKPLNEDINPSTTGILTTSTYLDTCEVVGDNELSDKFIEHLFLEESKNHLNYYTSKQPAAARQDDKSAQESDDEVKDIIGETTFIKPMKKVRSSGLLHSVEDLSTDSTWVYRKHSGTDSNRGSRRRRNVFANDEVISKIQAHLERPLSPPSVVSRGLSKSMEIPTPVSNLSELKQQQLSDSGGILNSQLVESINADGAADDEDNDDDDEEQLPRTCCERIEMYLDISLLQEPRFILMTLSVTLMSVGCPYMLYYLPAHVISIGYNKSEAGYLVAISAVLDLCGRLGLGWLSDLQLFDRKKTYTLCILGAGLAVLTIPFAKTLILVGLSAAVYGLCLGSWYVLMPVLLADVFGTDRISSSYGLVRMFQSIGAISVPPLAGLLRDLSGDYEICFYCMGSCMVLGCTPLIVWSILEARNHRLFVQGEEDCEDDCEDA; via the exons ATGTCATCCCTACAGCGTGACTGGAATTTGCAG GGTTCCAGGGGATCGATTTACTGCGCGAGTGAACCGGACCCAGCTGGTGGAGTCCAGTACGAGTCGGGAGGGTTCATTCTCAACACGAAGCCAGCGGCCGGCTCTGGCGTGGCACTGGGATCGGGTGGCGGAGACGGCGGCGTTGGCATCGAGTGCGGATCCCTCTTCTCGATCGTGTCAGCGCCACCCGCACCACTCCCCACAGTTACCACCGTGGTGGTGCCACTTGCCGAGCTGGATGTCAAGCAGATGGAGTCCCTGTGCATGCcctcgatgtcgatgtcgccGTCGCCCGCCCGGCGACCCGCCACACTCACCCTGGACGCCCCCTGCTGCCCACGCACCCTGCACGCCAGCTTGCTGGAGCACCAGATCTCCGAGCTGGAGGAGGACGACAACGAGAACCTGTTGACTGTCTCCAGTATCACGGCGAGGCCGTTGATAGCCAAATCGCACGAGCTGCGCAGCAGTCGAAAGACGCAGCAGTACGGAAACGGAaccggaaacggaaatggATCGCAGACGGCGAAGAGCAAATGCATCCGCAAAGCCAAGGAGCGGGATCGGATCGTCCAGCGACGCAGCAAGCCACTGGCCAAGGATCGCGACTCCTCCACGACGACAACGGACAGCGGTGGCGGCAACCTGGAGCCACCCGACGGCGGCTATGGCTGGTTCATCGTCTTCGGGGCCTTCTCCGTGCAGTTCTGGGTGGCCGGACTGGTCAAATCCTACGGAGTGCTCTACGTGGAGATAATGGAGACATTTCCCAGCTCGACGGCCACCGTTGCCTCCTGGATACCGGCAATTCTCTCGGCTCTGTGCCTGGTCCTCGCACCCCTTTCGAGCGCCCTGTGCCAGCGGTTCTCGTGCCGGGCGGTCGTCTTCGTGGGGGGCATCTTCTGTGCCATGGGCATGATGCTCAGCTATTTCGCCACCAGCCTGGTGCACCTGCTCTTCACCTTCGGCATACTGACGG GCATTGGCGGAGGTCTCTCTACCACACCAGGCATCGTCATTGTGTCCCAGTACTTTGACACGCACCGCGCCCTGGCCAACGGCATCTGTGTCTCGGGCACCGCCGCAGGCAGCTTCATTCTACCGGTGCTGATCAAGCATCTGGTGGAGAAATGCGGATTCCATGCCACCCTCCTCATCCTGGGTGGCTGCATGCTGCACGTCTGCGTGTCGGCGATGCTCTATCGTCCGATAAGCGCGTACACGGACCTGGGGCAGGCCCAGGCGCCGGAGGCCACTGAGAAGCCGCTGAACGAGGACATCAACCCGAGCACGACGGGAATTCTGACCACCTCCACATACCTGGACACCTGCGAGGTGGTGGGTGACAACGAGCTGAGCGACAAGTTCATCGAGCACCTGTTCCTCGAAGAGTCCAAGAACCATCTGAACTACTACACCAGcaagcagccagcagcag CACGACAAGACGACAAGTCGGCGCAGGAGAGCGACGACGAGGTGAAGGACATCATTGGCGAGACCACCTTCATCAAGCCCATGAAGAAGGTGCGCAGCTCCGGtctgctgcactccgtcgagGACCTGAGCACCGACTCCACCTGGGTCTACCGCAAGCACTCCGGTACGGACTCGAATCGCGGCAGTCGTCGGCGACGCAATGTGTTCGCCAACGACGAGGTCATCTCGAAGATCCAGGCCCACCTGGAGAGGCCACTGTCGCCACCCAGCGTGGTCAGTCGCGGGCTGAGCAAGAGCATGGAGATTCCCACGCCGGTGAGCAACCTCAGCGagctgaagcagcagcagttgtCGGACAGCGGTGGCATCCTCAACTCCCAGCTGGTGGAAAGCATCAATGCCGATGGTGCGGCAGACGACGAGGAcaacgatgatgatgatgaggagcAGCTGCCGCGCACCTGCTGCGAGCGTATCGAGATGTATCTGGACATCAGTCTGCTGCAGGAACCGCGATTCATCCTGATGACCCTCTCCGTCACCCTGATGTCCGTGGGCTGTCCCTACATGCTGTACTATCTGCCTGCCCATGTCATCTCCATAG GCTACAACAAAAGCGAGGCGGGCTATTTGGTAGCCATCAGCGCTGTCCTGGATCTTTGTGGGCGCCTGGGCCTGGGCTGGCTATCGGATCTGCAGCTGTTCGATCGCAAGAAGACCTACACCCTGTG CATTTTGGGCGCCGGCCTGGCGGTCCTCACCATTCCATTTGCCAAGACACTGATTCTGGTGGGCCTCTCCGCCGCCGTCTACGGCCTCTGCCTGGGCAGCTGGTACGTCCTGATGCCCGTTCTCCTGGCCGACGTCTTCGGCACGGACCGGATCAGCTCCAGCTACGGGCTGGTGCGTATGTTCCAGAGCATTGGTGCCATCTCGGTGCCACCGCTGGCTGGTCTCCTGCGAGATCTGTCGGGGGACTATGAAATCTGTTTCTACTGCATGGGCTCCTGCATGGTGCTCGGCTGCACACCGCTCATCGTTTGGTCTATTCTGGAGGCGCGCAACCATCGCCTGTTCGTGCAGGGCGAGGAGGACTGCGAGGATGACTGCGAGGATGCCTAG
- the LOC108160830 gene encoding uncharacterized protein LOC108160830 isoform X1, giving the protein MSSLQRDWNLQGSRGSIYCASEPDPAGGVQYESGGFILNTKPAAGSGVALGSGGGDGGVGIECGSLFSIVSAPPAPLPTVTTVVVPLAELDVKQMESLCMPSMSMSPSPARRPATLTLDAPCCPRTLHASLLEHQISELEEDDNENLLTVSSITARPLIAKSHELRSSRKTQQYGNGTGNGNGSQTAKSKCIRKAKERDRIVQRRSKPLAKDRDSSTTTTDSGGGNLEPPDGGYGWFIVFGAFSVQFWVAGLVKSYGVLYVEIMETFPSSTATVASWIPAILSALCLVLAPLSSALCQRFSCRAVVFVGGIFCAMGMMLSYFATSLVHLLFTFGILTGIGGGLSTTPGIVIVSQYFDTHRALANGICVSGTAAGSFILPVLIKHLVEKCGFHATLLILGGCMLHVCVSAMLYRPISAYTDLGQAQAPEATEKPLNEDINPSTTGILTTSTYLDTCEVVGDNELSDKFIEHLFLEESKNHLNYYTSKQPAAGECNRSSGQQPSLLLHSPARQDDKSAQESDDEVKDIIGETTFIKPMKKVRSSGLLHSVEDLSTDSTWVYRKHSGTDSNRGSRRRRNVFANDEVISKIQAHLERPLSPPSVVSRGLSKSMEIPTPVSNLSELKQQQLSDSGGILNSQLVESINADGAADDEDNDDDDEEQLPRTCCERIEMYLDISLLQEPRFILMTLSVTLMSVGCPYMLYYLPAHVISIGYNKSEAGYLVAISAVLDLCGRLGLGWLSDLQLFDRKKTYTLCILGAGLAVLTIPFAKTLILVGLSAAVYGLCLGSWYVLMPVLLADVFGTDRISSSYGLVRMFQSIGAISVPPLAGLLRDLSGDYEICFYCMGSCMVLGCTPLIVWSILEARNHRLFVQGEEDCEDDCEDA; this is encoded by the exons ATGTCATCCCTACAGCGTGACTGGAATTTGCAG GGTTCCAGGGGATCGATTTACTGCGCGAGTGAACCGGACCCAGCTGGTGGAGTCCAGTACGAGTCGGGAGGGTTCATTCTCAACACGAAGCCAGCGGCCGGCTCTGGCGTGGCACTGGGATCGGGTGGCGGAGACGGCGGCGTTGGCATCGAGTGCGGATCCCTCTTCTCGATCGTGTCAGCGCCACCCGCACCACTCCCCACAGTTACCACCGTGGTGGTGCCACTTGCCGAGCTGGATGTCAAGCAGATGGAGTCCCTGTGCATGCcctcgatgtcgatgtcgccGTCGCCCGCCCGGCGACCCGCCACACTCACCCTGGACGCCCCCTGCTGCCCACGCACCCTGCACGCCAGCTTGCTGGAGCACCAGATCTCCGAGCTGGAGGAGGACGACAACGAGAACCTGTTGACTGTCTCCAGTATCACGGCGAGGCCGTTGATAGCCAAATCGCACGAGCTGCGCAGCAGTCGAAAGACGCAGCAGTACGGAAACGGAaccggaaacggaaatggATCGCAGACGGCGAAGAGCAAATGCATCCGCAAAGCCAAGGAGCGGGATCGGATCGTCCAGCGACGCAGCAAGCCACTGGCCAAGGATCGCGACTCCTCCACGACGACAACGGACAGCGGTGGCGGCAACCTGGAGCCACCCGACGGCGGCTATGGCTGGTTCATCGTCTTCGGGGCCTTCTCCGTGCAGTTCTGGGTGGCCGGACTGGTCAAATCCTACGGAGTGCTCTACGTGGAGATAATGGAGACATTTCCCAGCTCGACGGCCACCGTTGCCTCCTGGATACCGGCAATTCTCTCGGCTCTGTGCCTGGTCCTCGCACCCCTTTCGAGCGCCCTGTGCCAGCGGTTCTCGTGCCGGGCGGTCGTCTTCGTGGGGGGCATCTTCTGTGCCATGGGCATGATGCTCAGCTATTTCGCCACCAGCCTGGTGCACCTGCTCTTCACCTTCGGCATACTGACGG GCATTGGCGGAGGTCTCTCTACCACACCAGGCATCGTCATTGTGTCCCAGTACTTTGACACGCACCGCGCCCTGGCCAACGGCATCTGTGTCTCGGGCACCGCCGCAGGCAGCTTCATTCTACCGGTGCTGATCAAGCATCTGGTGGAGAAATGCGGATTCCATGCCACCCTCCTCATCCTGGGTGGCTGCATGCTGCACGTCTGCGTGTCGGCGATGCTCTATCGTCCGATAAGCGCGTACACGGACCTGGGGCAGGCCCAGGCGCCGGAGGCCACTGAGAAGCCGCTGAACGAGGACATCAACCCGAGCACGACGGGAATTCTGACCACCTCCACATACCTGGACACCTGCGAGGTGGTGGGTGACAACGAGCTGAGCGACAAGTTCATCGAGCACCTGTTCCTCGAAGAGTCCAAGAACCATCTGAACTACTACACCAGcaagcagccagcagcaggtGAGTGCAATAGGAGCTCTGGGCAGCAGCCCTCACTACTGTTGCATTCGCCAGCACGACAAGACGACAAGTCGGCGCAGGAGAGCGACGACGAGGTGAAGGACATCATTGGCGAGACCACCTTCATCAAGCCCATGAAGAAGGTGCGCAGCTCCGGtctgctgcactccgtcgagGACCTGAGCACCGACTCCACCTGGGTCTACCGCAAGCACTCCGGTACGGACTCGAATCGCGGCAGTCGTCGGCGACGCAATGTGTTCGCCAACGACGAGGTCATCTCGAAGATCCAGGCCCACCTGGAGAGGCCACTGTCGCCACCCAGCGTGGTCAGTCGCGGGCTGAGCAAGAGCATGGAGATTCCCACGCCGGTGAGCAACCTCAGCGagctgaagcagcagcagttgtCGGACAGCGGTGGCATCCTCAACTCCCAGCTGGTGGAAAGCATCAATGCCGATGGTGCGGCAGACGACGAGGAcaacgatgatgatgatgaggagcAGCTGCCGCGCACCTGCTGCGAGCGTATCGAGATGTATCTGGACATCAGTCTGCTGCAGGAACCGCGATTCATCCTGATGACCCTCTCCGTCACCCTGATGTCCGTGGGCTGTCCCTACATGCTGTACTATCTGCCTGCCCATGTCATCTCCATAG GCTACAACAAAAGCGAGGCGGGCTATTTGGTAGCCATCAGCGCTGTCCTGGATCTTTGTGGGCGCCTGGGCCTGGGCTGGCTATCGGATCTGCAGCTGTTCGATCGCAAGAAGACCTACACCCTGTG CATTTTGGGCGCCGGCCTGGCGGTCCTCACCATTCCATTTGCCAAGACACTGATTCTGGTGGGCCTCTCCGCCGCCGTCTACGGCCTCTGCCTGGGCAGCTGGTACGTCCTGATGCCCGTTCTCCTGGCCGACGTCTTCGGCACGGACCGGATCAGCTCCAGCTACGGGCTGGTGCGTATGTTCCAGAGCATTGGTGCCATCTCGGTGCCACCGCTGGCTGGTCTCCTGCGAGATCTGTCGGGGGACTATGAAATCTGTTTCTACTGCATGGGCTCCTGCATGGTGCTCGGCTGCACACCGCTCATCGTTTGGTCTATTCTGGAGGCGCGCAACCATCGCCTGTTCGTGCAGGGCGAGGAGGACTGCGAGGATGACTGCGAGGATGCCTAG